Within the Magnetospirillum sp. ME-1 genome, the region AGGAAGAACTGGGCGTCCCTGATGTGCAGGACCAGACCTTCCTGGCGCACGGATTCGGAATAGACCACCATCTCGCCGTCGTTATGGGGCTCGCGCAGCCACAGCCCGCCCTCGGACAGGTCGAAGGCGCTGGGCTTGTTGCTCAGCAACTCGTCCTGCAGCCGCTCGTAGCGGCCGTACATGGCTGCCGCCATGGGGTTGAAGGCGGTGATCTCGAACACGCCGAACACCCCGGCCACGAACAGCACCGGGGTGATGAACTGCCAGACCGAGATGCCGGCGGCGCGGGCCACCACCAGTTCATGGGTGCGGGTCAGGCGCCAGAAGCACACCATGGCGCCGATCATCACCGCGAAGGGCAGCACCGTGTGCAGCATCTGCGGCAGCTTGAAGAACGCCATCAGCATGATGGGGGCGATGCCCAGGTCGGGACGGGCGGCGGCCCGGCGGATCAGCTCGATGACGTCGAACAGCAGGATGATCCCTAAAATCACCAGCAGCACCGTGGCGAAGGCCGAGGCGAACTGACGCCCGATATAGCCGCTCATGATGGGGGAAAGACGCATGGTGCCCGAAATTCGCTGCCGTTCGATGAAAGCGGAGTATAGAGGTTTCCCGTCTCCCCGTGTCATAAACCTTTTCGACTGACAGCAAGGAAACGAGGCGATGGTCACGCTGACGCGCATCTATACCCGGACGGGCGACAAGGGCAAGACCTCTCTGGGCGATGGCACCAGGGTGGGAAAGCATGACCTCCGGGTCGAGGCCTACGGCACCGTGGACGAGGCCAATGCGGTGATCGGGCTGGCCCGCCTGCATGCCGGTGCCGACATGATGGGGCTTCTGGAACTGCTGCAGAACGATCTGTTCGACCTGGGGGCCGATCTGTGCACGCCTGCTGGCGCCGACGAGGCCGCCGGTTCCCGCCTGCGCATCGTCCAGTCCCAGGTGGACCGGCTGGAGGCAGAGATCGACGCGGCCAACGAGAAGCTGGCGCCGCTCACCTCCTTCATTTTGCCCGCCGGCTCCGCCCTGGCCGCCCATCTGCATCACGCCCGCACCGTGGTGCGCCGGGCCGAGCGCCTGATGGTCGCCCTGGCCGAGGTCGAGGCGGTCAATCCCGCCGCCATCATCTACGCCAACCGGCTTTCCGATCTGCTGTTCGTCCTGGCCCGTCTGGCCAACGGCAACGGTGCCGCCGACGTGCTGTGGGTGCCGGGGGGTGCGCGTTGACAACCCCAACCTCCCGTCATATTGTGCAATGCAATAGTAAATTCCGCCCGGCGATGCCGATTTATGCGCACTCCGGATTAGAGGATTGAAAGACAAATGAAAGTCCTGGTCGCGATCAAGCGGGTGATCGACTACAACGTCAAGATTCGCGTGAAGTCGGATGGTTCTGGGGTCGAGACCCAGAACGTGAAGTTCTCCATGAATCCGTTCGACGAGATCGCGGTGGAAGAGGCGGTTCGCCTCAAGGAAGCCGGCAAGGCCACCGAAGTTGTGGTGGTCTCCATCGGCCCGGCGGCGGCGTCGGAGACGCTGCGCACCGCGCTGGCCATGGGCGCCGATCGCGGCATCCTGGTGCAGACGGACGACGAGGTGCAGCCCCTGGGCGTCGCCAAGGCCCTGAAGGCCCTGGTGGAGAAGGAGGCCCCCGGCCTGATCATCCTGGGCAAGCAGGCCATCGACGACGATTCCAACCAGACCGGCCAGATGCTGGCCGCGCTGCTGGGCCGCCCCCAGGGCACCTTCGCCAGCAAGGTGGAGATCGGCTCGGATGCGGTCACCGTGACCCGCGAGATCGACGGCGGCCTGGAGACGGTGAGCCTCAAGCTGCCGGCGGTGGTGACCACCGACCTGCGCCTGAACGAGCCGCGCTACGCCTCGCTGCCCAACATCATGAAGGCCAAGAAGAAGCCCATCGACACGGTTTCGCCGGCCGATCTGGGCGTCGACATCGCCCCGCGCCTGGTCACCCTTTCGGTGGCCGAGCCGCCCAAGCGTTCCGCCGGCATCAAGGTGGCCGACGTGGCCGCCCTGGTGGACAAGCTCAAGAACGAAGCGAAGGTGATCTGATCATGACCGTTCTCGTCATTGCCGAGCACGAGGGCGGCGCTCTCAAATCCGCCACGCTGAACACCGTTACCGCCGCCACCAGGATCGGCGGCGACGTCCATGTGCTGGTCGCCGGTGCGGGCATCGGCGCGGTGGCCGAGGCCGCCGCCAAGGTGGCGGGCGTCGCCAAAGTGCTGGCCGCCGATGCCGCCCTTTACGCGCATACCCTGGCCGAGCCCCTGGCCGCCCTGGTGGTCTCCCTGGCCGGCGGTTACAGCCACATCCTGGCGCCCGCCACCACGGGGGGCAAGAACGTGGCGCCCCGCGTCGCGGCGCTCTTGGACGTGGCCCAGATCTCCGAGATCACCGCGGTAGTGTCGGCCGACACCTTCGTGCGGCCCATCTATGCCGGCAACGCCCTGGCCACCGTGCAGAGCAAGGATGCCGTCAAGGTGATCACCGTGCGCGGCACCGGCTTCGAGGCCGCCAAGGCCGAAGGCGGCTCCGCTTCGGTGGAAACCGTGGCGGCCGCCGCCGACCCGGCCCTGTCGGCTTACGTGGGCAGCCAGCTGTCCAAGTCCGAGCGCCCCGAGCTGACCTCGGCGCGCATCATCATCTCGGGCGGTCGCGGCATGCAGTCGGGCGACAACTTCCACCTGCTGGAAGCGGTGGCCGACAAGCTGGGGGCCGCCGTGGGGGCATCCCGCGCCGCCGTGGACGCCGGCTTCGTGCCCAACGACTTCCAGGTGGGCCAGACCGGCAAGATCGTCGCCCCCGACCTCTACATCGCCGTCGGCATCTCGGGCGCCATCCAGCACCTGGCCGGCATGAAGGATTCCAAGGTCATCGTCGCCATCAACAAGGACGAAGAGGCCCCCATCTTCCAGGTCGCCGATTACGGCCTGGTCGCGGATCTCTTCAAGGTGTTGCCCGACCTGGCGGCCGAGCTGAACAAGTAATCATCCATCAATCTGCCCAACGGCAAACGCCCTACCATCCGGGAGCCTGACAATGACTGCTATCAAGAAGATCGGTGTTATCGGCGCGGGCCAGATGGGCAATGGTATCGCCCATGTCTGCGCCGCCGCCGGTTTTGACGTGATCCTGCTCGACATCAACGAAGAGGCCCTGAAGAAGGGCCTCTCCACCATCACCAAGAACCTGGACCGCGCCCTGTCCAAGGGCAAGCTGACCGAGGCTGACAAGGCCGCCACGCTCGGCCGCATCAAGTCGACCACCGCCTATGCCGATTTCTCGGACAGCGACCTGGTCATCGAGGCCGCCACCGAGGACGAGAAGGTCAAGCGGGCCATCTTCGCCCAGCTCTGCCCGGTGCTGAAGCCCGAAGCCCACATCGCGTCCAACACCTCGTCGCTGTCCATCACCCGCCTGGGTGCCGCCACCGACCGCCCCGCCAAGTTCATGGGCATGCACTTCATGAACCCGGTGCCGGTCATGCAGCTGGTCGAGCTGATCCGCGGCATCGCCACCAGCGAGGAGACCTTCTCCCTGGTGCGCGAGATGACCTTGAAGCTGGGCAAGAAGCCGGTCTCGGCCGAAGACTTCCCCGCCTTCATCGTCAACCGCATCCTGCTGCCCATGATCAACGAGGCGGTCTACACCCTGTACGAAGGCGTCGGCTCGGTGACCTGCATCGACACCGCCATGAAGCTGGGCGCCAACCACCCCATGGGCCCGCTGGAACTGGCCGACTTCATCGGCCTCGACACCTGTCTGGCGGTGATGCAGG harbors:
- a CDS encoding cob(I)yrinic acid a,c-diamide adenosyltransferase is translated as MVTLTRIYTRTGDKGKTSLGDGTRVGKHDLRVEAYGTVDEANAVIGLARLHAGADMMGLLELLQNDLFDLGADLCTPAGADEAAGSRLRIVQSQVDRLEAEIDAANEKLAPLTSFILPAGSALAAHLHHARTVVRRAERLMVALAEVEAVNPAAIIYANRLSDLLFVLARLANGNGAADVLWVPGGAR
- a CDS encoding electron transfer flavoprotein subunit alpha/FixB family protein yields the protein MTVLVIAEHEGGALKSATLNTVTAATRIGGDVHVLVAGAGIGAVAEAAAKVAGVAKVLAADAALYAHTLAEPLAALVVSLAGGYSHILAPATTGGKNVAPRVAALLDVAQISEITAVVSADTFVRPIYAGNALATVQSKDAVKVITVRGTGFEAAKAEGGSASVETVAAAADPALSAYVGSQLSKSERPELTSARIIISGGRGMQSGDNFHLLEAVADKLGAAVGASRAAVDAGFVPNDFQVGQTGKIVAPDLYIAVGISGAIQHLAGMKDSKVIVAINKDEEAPIFQVADYGLVADLFKVLPDLAAELNK
- the lptG gene encoding LPS export ABC transporter permease LptG gives rise to the protein MRLSPIMSGYIGRQFASAFATVLLVILGIILLFDVIELIRRAAARPDLGIAPIMLMAFFKLPQMLHTVLPFAVMIGAMVCFWRLTRTHELVVARAAGISVWQFITPVLFVAGVFGVFEITAFNPMAAAMYGRYERLQDELLSNKPSAFDLSEGGLWLREPHNDGEMVVYSESVRQEGLVLHIRDAQFFLYDRPDHFHQRIAAESASLIDGTFEVRRAWVMEGGKPSVFLEQMRIPTQLTLSRIHDNFAAPETLSFWQLPGFIRFFERAGFTANKHRLYMQSLLASPVLYCGMVLMAAVFSLRPNTRSGGLLARIGGGVAAGFAVYFFSKVIYALGLSATLPQTLAAWTPPLFAGLIGLSGLFHLEDG
- a CDS encoding electron transfer flavoprotein subunit beta/FixA family protein, with protein sequence MKVLVAIKRVIDYNVKIRVKSDGSGVETQNVKFSMNPFDEIAVEEAVRLKEAGKATEVVVVSIGPAAASETLRTALAMGADRGILVQTDDEVQPLGVAKALKALVEKEAPGLIILGKQAIDDDSNQTGQMLAALLGRPQGTFASKVEIGSDAVTVTREIDGGLETVSLKLPAVVTTDLRLNEPRYASLPNIMKAKKKPIDTVSPADLGVDIAPRLVTLSVAEPPKRSAGIKVADVAALVDKLKNEAKVI
- a CDS encoding 3-hydroxybutyryl-CoA dehydrogenase is translated as MTAIKKIGVIGAGQMGNGIAHVCAAAGFDVILLDINEEALKKGLSTITKNLDRALSKGKLTEADKAATLGRIKSTTAYADFSDSDLVIEAATEDEKVKRAIFAQLCPVLKPEAHIASNTSSLSITRLGAATDRPAKFMGMHFMNPVPVMQLVELIRGIATSEETFSLVREMTLKLGKKPVSAEDFPAFIVNRILLPMINEAVYTLYEGVGSVTCIDTAMKLGANHPMGPLELADFIGLDTCLAVMQVLHDGLADTKYRPCPLLVKYVEAGWLGRKTGRGFYDYTGETPVPTR